The following coding sequences are from one Coleofasciculus chthonoplastes PCC 7420 window:
- a CDS encoding RAMP superfamily CRISPR-associated protein, whose amino-acid sequence MIYLQELLSNPVETISLTAVIDTALCVGAGGSSGSLADKPIVRTADNKLLIPASQLKGRLRHECEKISRGLGWAICQGPNPQMMCPQRADFPEDEARRFQRDEDYRVPGDHRYHCLICQMFGNPALPSRVIFDDLICQEEPENLPPEVLRPGVTINRRRHTAEEKKLYFLETSPANVQLKFTGDILIQPNSPASTKALILAGLHHINALGGSKSVGLGWLRWEIQGLSVDEKDWQTLLPGEIK is encoded by the coding sequence ATGATTTATCTACAAGAATTACTATCTAATCCAGTTGAAACAATCTCCCTAACGGCTGTCATTGATACCGCTTTATGCGTGGGTGCGGGAGGTTCTTCGGGTTCTCTCGCCGATAAGCCAATTGTGCGTACTGCGGACAACAAACTTTTGATTCCTGCATCTCAACTTAAAGGGCGTTTGCGCCATGAATGTGAGAAAATATCACGGGGGTTAGGGTGGGCAATTTGTCAAGGCCCTAATCCTCAAATGATGTGTCCCCAACGTGCAGATTTTCCCGAAGACGAGGCGAGACGTTTTCAACGAGACGAGGATTATCGAGTACCAGGAGATCACCGATATCATTGTTTAATTTGTCAGATGTTTGGTAATCCCGCCTTACCTTCACGAGTCATCTTTGATGACTTAATTTGCCAAGAAGAACCAGAGAATCTTCCACCAGAAGTTCTCCGCCCAGGTGTGACGATTAATCGTCGTCGTCATACCGCCGAAGAGAAAAAACTCTACTTCTTAGAAACCTCACCTGCAAATGTTCAGCTTAAGTTTACTGGCGACATTCTCATTCAGCCTAATTCTCCTGCTTCTACCAAAGCCTTAATTTTAGCTGGGTTACACCATATTAATGCTTTGGGCGGTTCTAAATCAGTAGGATTGGGATGGTTGAGGTGGGAAATTCAGGGGTTGTCAGTAGATGAAAAGGATTGGCAAACCCTGTTACCTGGAGAGATAAAATGA